Part of the bacterium genome, GCCTATCGAGATGGGAAGATTGTACAATAAGGCTTTTGAATATCGGCAACAATTTGACTATGTGGATTTTGCTGTGCCGGATCGCGACCTGGTTTCTGAATATATTGAAAAGGCAAGGGAATTTCACCTGAAGATTCATGAGTATATTCAGACTCAGCAGTCAGAATCAGGATGAGGTGAATTATGTATGTTTATGTGGTGGACGATAGGTTGGGTAATCGGTGGGGACGTCGGTTGATAAACAGCGGGTGGCTGAGATTCGCCCGGGGACGGCCGGGTCCGAAACGGGTTATTAGAGTCAATGAAGGCTGGTCGATAGACCGGATCTGTCGAAGGATAGGTGAGGCCGGTATGATTCGAATATTATACCTCTGTGGTCATGGCCGAACCCATCGAGAACGGGGCTATGTTGAATTAGGCCACGGCTTAAGTGTAGAGAGTGCCCGCAGTTTTGAGCTTCTAAGGTATCATTGGGCCGGTCGTTATCCGCGAATTGAAGTCCACTCTTGCGGGGTGGCCAGCGTTACGGTTACCAGGTGTCGCCCAAATCCGAACTATGATGAGAATTATATGTGGAATACTGAACGATCCCGGATATGTACTGGAACTCCCGGTCCTACTGCGCCAGGACACAGAATTATGCAGGCCTTAGCCGATGCAGCCGGGGTGCTGGTAATGACCGGAGTTGATGACCAATGGCCGGACGCTCGATTTCAGTTCGAAGGGCCGGTTAGACATTACCGGCCAGCGGAATATTTTATTGCCGAAGAAGACCTAAGGGGGTATAATGTAGGTGGCGGGCTACTTCAGGGCAGTGTAACTCCCCAGCCACTAAGGCGCTAAGACACAAAGAGACGTAATCTTAGTGTCTTGGTGGTTGAGCCATTACGGAGGCGTTAAATTATGCCAGTTATTCGATCATCAAGTGAGGCAGATTTTACCTTTGAAGCTCAGGACTATTCTGGTGAACTGAGGGTAGTTAGCTTCAGTGGCAGCGAAGGGATATCATCGCTTTTTCGATTCAGCCTGGAATTGGCCTCGGAAGATGCCGAGATTGACTTTGAAACCATTGTGGGCAAGCCGGCGATCTTGACCATTTACGGGGAAGAAAGGGAGCGGTATGTCAGCGGAATTGTGAGCCGCTTTGAACAAAACGCTGTGGGGGCTCGGTTTACCCAATATTCGGCCGAACTTGTTCCGGCTGTCTGGCTGTTGTCCTACCGATACAAGTGCCGCATCTTTCAAGAAAAGACCGTGGAGGAGATCATTACCCAGGTGTTAGAGGAAGCAGGCATCCCCAGCGATCGATTCAGGTTCAGCCTGCAAAATCAATATCAACCCTGTGAGTATTGTGTCCAGTATCAAGAATCAGAGCTGAATTTTATCTCGCGGCTGATGGAAGAGGAAGGTATCTTCTATTTCTTTGAGCATACTGACAGCGGCCATGTCCTGGTTATGGCCGATAGTGACAGTGTTCATGTGCCGATTGAATCACCGGATACGGTAATCTTTCATGAGCCAAGGGGTGGAGTGCCCAGCGAAGAACACGTCTCTGAGTGGAGCTATTCTGAAGAGGTTCGTCCTGGGGCGGTTATGCTGCGGGACTTTAATTTTCAGCAGCCAACCCTGGACCTTCAAAAAACGGCTGACGCCGGACGTGACACGGCCCTGGAAATCTACCATTATCCTGGTGAATATCAGACGGCGGAGGCCGGGCAAAATTTAGCCGCTATCCAGTTGGAAGAATTCCAGGCCTCTCGTCAGATCGGGGCAGGCAGCAGCGTTTGCCGGCGATTTCTGCCGGGTTTTCGTTTCACCCTTGACCAGCATCCCCGCGCCTCCTTTAACCAGGAATATCTGCTCACCAGTGTTTCTCATACCGGTTCCCAACCTCAGGTATTAGAGGAGGAAGCCGGAGGGGGCGGCGGTGCCGTGTATGAGAATCAGTTTGGGGTGATTCCCTACTCCACCCCTTACCGTCCTTCCCGAACCACCCCTAAGCCCAGGGTCCAGGGAACGCAGACGGCCATTGTGGTTGGGCCGAGTGGTGAAGAGATTTACACCGACGAGCATGGCCGGGTAAAGGTGCAATTCCATTGGGACCGGGAGGGTCAAAACGACGAGAACAGCTCCTGCTGGATTAGGGTCAGCCAGTTATGGGCCGGCGCTAACTGGGGGGCGATGTGGATCCCGCGTATCGGCCATGAAGTGATCGTTGACTTTCTGGAAGGCGACCCGGATCGACCCATCATCACCGGCCGGGTCTATCACGGCGACAATCGGCCGCCTTACCCTCTACCGGATGAGAAGACCAAAGGCACCATTAAATCAGATAGTTCATTAGGCGGCGGCGGTTCTAATGAAATCCGATTCGAGGACAAAAAGGGCAGTGAAGAGGTTTATATCCATGCCCAGAAGGATATGAACGAAAAGATTGAGAATAATATGAGCACCAGTGTGGGAAACGACCAATCGCTTAGCGTCGGCCATGATCGGACTAAAACCGTCCAAAACGACGAGAAGAATACCATCCAGAACAATCGCACCACCGAAATCAATGATGGTGACGACAAATTGACGGTCAAAACCGGTGACCGCATTATCGAGATCAACACGGGTGATCACAAACTTACCGTCAAAACCGGCCACCGGCTTGTCGATGTCGATACCGGTAATGATAAACTTACCGTCAAAACCGGTAATCGGGAGGTCGAAGTCAATACCGGTGATGATAAACTTACCGTCAAAACCGGTAATCGGGAGGTCGAAGTCAATACCGGCGATGAAAAACTGACTGTTTCATCTGGAAGCAAGACTGATACAATCAAGGGGCCATACGAGATAACCGTCAACAGCGCTCATTTTAAAATCAAATGCGGCGGCAGCGAACTTATTCTCAATCACAGCGGTTTAATTGAAATTAAGGGTAAGGATATCAACATCCAAGGAACAGGCGGTGACGTCAAGATCAAAGGTATGAACGTTGAATCGAGTGCTGATGTCTCCAACAATACTAAAGGGGCTATGGTGATGTCCGAGGCGAAAGGAATGAATGTCATCAAGGGCGGCATGGTCCAACTCAACCCCTAGAGGCTGTCTGAAAAGTCCCGTTAGGGACGACATGTTCGCTTTGCTAAGTTTACTTCTTGAACAT contains:
- the tssI gene encoding type VI secretion system tip protein TssI/VgrG; its protein translation is MPVIRSSSEADFTFEAQDYSGELRVVSFSGSEGISSLFRFSLELASEDAEIDFETIVGKPAILTIYGEERERYVSGIVSRFEQNAVGARFTQYSAELVPAVWLLSYRYKCRIFQEKTVEEIITQVLEEAGIPSDRFRFSLQNQYQPCEYCVQYQESELNFISRLMEEEGIFYFFEHTDSGHVLVMADSDSVHVPIESPDTVIFHEPRGGVPSEEHVSEWSYSEEVRPGAVMLRDFNFQQPTLDLQKTADAGRDTALEIYHYPGEYQTAEAGQNLAAIQLEEFQASRQIGAGSSVCRRFLPGFRFTLDQHPRASFNQEYLLTSVSHTGSQPQVLEEEAGGGGGAVYENQFGVIPYSTPYRPSRTTPKPRVQGTQTAIVVGPSGEEIYTDEHGRVKVQFHWDREGQNDENSSCWIRVSQLWAGANWGAMWIPRIGHEVIVDFLEGDPDRPIITGRVYHGDNRPPYPLPDEKTKGTIKSDSSLGGGGSNEIRFEDKKGSEEVYIHAQKDMNEKIENNMSTSVGNDQSLSVGHDRTKTVQNDEKNTIQNNRTTEINDGDDKLTVKTGDRIIEINTGDHKLTVKTGHRLVDVDTGNDKLTVKTGNREVEVNTGDDKLTVKTGNREVEVNTGDEKLTVSSGSKTDTIKGPYEITVNSAHFKIKCGGSELILNHSGLIEIKGKDINIQGTGGDVKIKGMNVESSADVSNNTKGAMVMSEAKGMNVIKGGMVQLNP